Part of the Salinimonas iocasae genome, TTTTTACTTTGCTGACGTAAACACCAGCCGCTTCTGCTTCTTCCTGACTTTTATACTGACCCATATCCGCACCCAACAACGGTTAATATATAAGATGGCGCGCATTATCCAGCCAAATTGCAACTTTGCAATTAATTCGCCGGGCGCGAGAGTATTTTACACCGATTTGTGCAAAATGTGTTGCAGCGCAGAGGCTGTATCCGCAGGTTTTTCCAGCAGCATCATATGGCCGGCATTTTCAATGGGATAAAGCGTGCAGTCGTTAAGCTGTGCAGCAACAGCGCTGACAACCTCAAAAGGTGCAATCATATCCTGCTTTGCCGCCAGCATGTGAGTGCGAAAAGGCGCATTGCGTAAATCTGCAACCAGGTCTTCTCGCGGCGTGGTGGCATGGGTATGTGCTAATAGCGTACCTTTGCCCAAATCTTCGCCCATGTCGGCGACAACACCGGCGACATCATCACGGGATAGTGCATCAGGATGCACAAACTTTTGCAGATATTTAGCACTGCGTGGCGTAAAGGGGCCATTTTTCAGGAAGGTGAGCAACTGCTTGCGGCGCTTGAGTTCTTCAACGCCCAGCCCCTGAGGGTTATAACCGATAAGAGTTAGCGAGGCGACACTGGACGGGTTTTGTAATGCCCATTTGCTGGCAATGTATCCACCCATTGAATACCCGACAAGATGCACCTTCTCATCAGGCAGTACGCGATCCGCAGTGAGTGCTAGCATATCATCAAGGGAGGTCGCCCATTGCAGCGGCACGTAGCGGCGCTGGGCCAGCGACAGCTGTTTCCAGACCGGTAACCAAACGCGCTCATCACAAAGGGTTCCGGGTAAAAATAAAACCGGCTCGTTAAACACCGCTTACTCCGTTCTTGTTAACTGTTTATGCAGGCATGGTATCATACCGCTTCTTTACTTCAGTGATACAGGTTTTGCGATTCATGAGCTCATCGTTTGCCGACAAGGTACTGGCCTGGTTTGATTTACACGGACGCAAACATCTGCCCTGGCAGCAACAGGTAACGCCCTACAAAGTCTGGGTATCGGAAATTATGTTGCAACAAACCCAGGTAACCACCGTTATTCCGTACTTTACCCGCTTTATGGAAAGCTTTCCGGATGTTCAGGCGCTGGCAGCAGCTGGTCAGGATGAGGTACTGCATCACTGGACGGGGCTGGGCTACTATGCACGAGCCCGTAATCTGCATAAAGCCGCGCAGGCTATAGTGGATAATCACGGCGGCGAGTTTCCGACAACGCTTGACGAGGTAATGGCGCTACCGGGGATAGGACGTTCGACGGCAGGTGCGGTACTTTCACTGGCGTGCGGGCAGGAGCACCCTATTCTTGATGGCAATGTAAAGCGTGTTCTGGCTCGTTATTACGCGGTGGAGGGGTGGCCGGGCAAAAAACCGGTAGAAAATACCTTGTGGGATTATGCGCAGCGCAATACGCCAGCTAAGCGATGCAACCACTATACGCAGGCGATGATGGACTTAGGGGCGATGATTTGCACGCGCAGCAAACCCGATTGCGATCACTGCCCGCTACAGGATAACTGCCTGGCGTACGCACAGGGCAGGCAGGCAGAGTTTCCGGGTAAAAAACCTAAAAAAGTATTACCGGTAAAAACAACCAATATGTTTGCCGTGCTTAACGGACCGGCAGTTATGCTGGTTCAGCGGCCATCACAGGGCCTGTGGGGTGGCTTATATGGATTAGTGGAAAGCGAAAGCCATCATCAACAGGTAGCTGCAGAGCTGGGAGTAGATGATTATCAGATAGAAGCCCTGCCAGAATTCAGGCACACTTTCAGTCACTTTCATCTGGATATATCACCGTTTGTAATTATCGGTGCGGCA contains:
- a CDS encoding alpha/beta fold hydrolase translates to MFNEPVLFLPGTLCDERVWLPVWKQLSLAQRRYVPLQWATSLDDMLALTADRVLPDEKVHLVGYSMGGYIASKWALQNPSSVASLTLIGYNPQGLGVEELKRRKQLLTFLKNGPFTPRSAKYLQKFVHPDALSRDDVAGVVADMGEDLGKGTLLAHTHATTPREDLVADLRNAPFRTHMLAAKQDMIAPFEVVSAVAAQLNDCTLYPIENAGHMMLLEKPADTASALQHILHKSV
- the mutY gene encoding A/G-specific adenine glycosylase is translated as MSSSFADKVLAWFDLHGRKHLPWQQQVTPYKVWVSEIMLQQTQVTTVIPYFTRFMESFPDVQALAAAGQDEVLHHWTGLGYYARARNLHKAAQAIVDNHGGEFPTTLDEVMALPGIGRSTAGAVLSLACGQEHPILDGNVKRVLARYYAVEGWPGKKPVENTLWDYAQRNTPAKRCNHYTQAMMDLGAMICTRSKPDCDHCPLQDNCLAYAQGRQAEFPGKKPKKVLPVKTTNMFAVLNGPAVMLVQRPSQGLWGGLYGLVESESHHQQVAAELGVDDYQIEALPEFRHTFSHFHLDISPFVIIGAAAKTRKVDEARQVKWFPLHEPIEVGLAAPTKKIISQIQTML